In Thermus islandicus DSM 21543, one genomic interval encodes:
- the trmD gene encoding tRNA (guanosine(37)-N1)-methyltransferase TrmD — protein sequence MRYTILTLFPGLIRPWLEESLLEKAIARGLLGVEVVDLRDFGLGRHRTVDDTPYGGGAGMVIRADVAVAALEAVLPADEVILLSPAGRPFTQGEAEELAGKGHLVLLCGRYEGFDARVEAFVTRTLSVGDYVLMGGEVAALAVLEATARLVPGVIGDPQSHREDSFVRGLLDYPQYTRPPEFRGLRVPEVLLSGNHREVDHFRRREALRRTLTLRPDLLSGARIGPLEALWLAEMDREG from the coding sequence ATGCGCTACACCATCCTCACCCTTTTCCCCGGCCTCATCCGTCCCTGGCTGGAGGAGTCCCTGCTGGAAAAGGCCATCGCCCGGGGCCTCCTCGGGGTGGAGGTGGTGGACCTCCGGGACTTCGGCCTGGGGCGGCACCGCACCGTGGACGACACGCCCTACGGGGGCGGGGCGGGGATGGTGATACGGGCGGATGTGGCCGTGGCCGCCCTCGAGGCCGTGCTGCCCGCGGACGAGGTCATCCTCCTCTCCCCGGCAGGGAGGCCCTTCACCCAGGGGGAGGCGGAGGAGCTTGCGGGGAAGGGGCACCTCGTCCTCCTCTGTGGGCGGTACGAGGGGTTTGATGCCCGGGTGGAGGCCTTTGTCACCCGGACCCTTTCCGTGGGGGACTACGTCCTCATGGGAGGGGAGGTGGCGGCCCTAGCCGTCCTGGAGGCCACGGCCCGCCTCGTTCCCGGGGTGATCGGGGACCCCCAGAGCCACCGGGAGGACTCCTTCGTGCGGGGCCTCCTGGACTACCCCCAGTACACCCGCCCGCCCGAGTTCCGGGGCCTTAGGGTCCCCGAGGTCCTGCTTTCGGGCAACCACCGGGAGGTGGACCACTTCCGCCGCCGGGAGGCCCTGCGCCGCACCCTAACCCTCAGGCCCGACCTCCTCTCGGGGGCGAGGATCGGGCCCCTCGAGGCCCTCTGGCTTGCGGAAATGGACCGGGAGGGCTAG
- the rimM gene encoding ribosome maturation factor RimM (Essential for efficient processing of 16S rRNA): MRLVEIGRLGAPYALKGGLRFRGEPVVAHLERIYVEGHGFRAVEDLYRVGEELVVHLAGVTSRELAEALVGLRVYAEVADLPPLEEGRYYYFALMGLPVYVAGEQVGEVVDILDAGAQDVLVIRGVGERLRDRTERLVPLQAPYVRVEEGAIHVEPIPGLFD; encoded by the coding sequence ATGCGCCTTGTGGAGATCGGCCGCCTCGGCGCGCCCTACGCCCTCAAGGGGGGGCTCAGGTTCCGGGGGGAACCGGTGGTGGCCCACCTGGAGCGCATCTACGTGGAAGGGCATGGCTTCAGGGCGGTGGAGGACCTCTACCGGGTGGGGGAGGAGCTCGTGGTCCACCTGGCGGGGGTGACCTCGAGGGAGCTGGCCGAGGCCCTGGTGGGCCTCAGGGTCTATGCGGAGGTGGCGGACCTCCCTCCCTTGGAGGAGGGGCGGTACTACTACTTCGCCCTCATGGGCCTCCCCGTGTACGTGGCCGGGGAGCAGGTGGGGGAGGTGGTGGACATCCTGGACGCCGGGGCCCAGGACGTCCTGGTGATCCGGGGGGTGGGGGAGAGGCTCCGCGACCGCACCGAGCGGCTTGTGCCCCTCCAGGCTCCCTACGTGCGCGTGGAGGAAGGGGCCATCCACGTGGAGCCCATCCCCGGCCTCTTTGACTAG